The sequence ATCACATATCTGCTGTAATTTCACAAAGCCCACGTTGAGACTCCTATCGTAATGAAAAAACACTATAGAAATgacatgtgttgttgttgttattattattattattacgggCAGATCTCTATGGCTTTTGTGATGGAATTGGCATAGTACGATTCTCCTTCGAGCACTACGCTGTCACCTGCCGGTCTGCGTTCCTATAGCAACCACTGCTCCAGAGGGATGGAATCCAGCAGACTGGGCCGCGTCCTACCCATGAAAGAAAACGAAAGGAAGTTTCACGTCAATGCTGCATCCTGAAACCTTTGCCACACCCAAATAACCAGCCTCAGTGAAGAACTACTACAACACAAAGAGACTGAAGTTTTTTTGGAGATGTATAAAACACAAAGTCTTGAgataattaataataatttaaaaacacTATGCTTTCCTGCGCTATCTTAGAACCCAGACTGAGTTTTTCCTGAAGCAGATCATGTGGTGAGATAAGGCCAACCCCCCAACATATTTGTCATTgctggctatacagcacaaacagatctgtgacCAAGCTAAGCTCGTGACCCTTCTACTCATGCAGTTATCTGAGTGTAATGTGTGAGGTTCAGGGTTGTCCCCAGGGggcgctgtctgtctgtccgtctacCTCCATAGTCTTGGTCCAGACAGGCTGATGTGAGGAGGAGTCCCACAGGCTGACGTGCTTGTCGTGACCACAGGTGAGGAAGTGGGGCTTCCAGGGGTGCACGGCCAACCCCCACAGCTCATCTGTGTGACCCTGGAGAAGGTAGGGAGGCCAGTTAGCATATCATCATTTAACAGCTACATCTCTTCGAAATTTTAGgtttaatgtctgcatgaactAGAATGTCAGATAATTGTACCCACTTGAGTGATGGGGGTAAATTCGCCATATAAACTGCCTTGTAGAACATAGTTCCTGGTGGTCCCAATAAGTACACTCTCCCCTTTGCCCTCAGCAACAGTCCGGACAGGACCAAATAATTCAGGAACCTGGGACAAGGTGGgaaaataaataatattattCATATCAACGGTAAGCTTCCTGCCACAGTGGATGTGAGGGCTGTTTACTCGGTCTTTTCATTGTTTCATATCACAGATggctgagtgagtgtgtgtgtgtgtgcatgtgggggagggggggggaaacAGAGTGGTGTTTGCATTGTACAAATCATTGGTATTATTGTTTCCATCATATAaaatacatatacagtgcattcagaaagtattcagaccccttcactttttccacattttgttacgttacagccttattctaaaatggatttaattgttccccccctcaacaatctacacacaataccccaaaatgacaaagaaaAAGTGTTTTTTAGACcattcaacaaaaaaaaacggaaatattacatttacgtaagtattcataccctttactcagtactttgttgaagcaccttggggggcgattacagcctcaagtcttcttgggtatgacgcaacaagccTGGCACACAtatatttgaggagtttctcccattcttctctgcagatcctctcaagctctctcaggttggatggggagcattgctacaTAGATATTTTCATTTCTCTCCAGAGAGTGgctcaggctctggctgggccacttaaggacatttagagacttgtcccgaagctactattgcgttgtcttggctgtgtgcttagggtcattgtcctgttggaaggcgaaccttcgccccagtctgacgttctgagcactctggagcaggttttcattaaagatctctctgtactttgctctgttcatctttccctcgatcctgactagtctcccagtccctgctgcttaaaaacatccccacagcatgatgctgccaacaccatgcttcaccatagggacggtgccaggtttcctccagatgtgatgcttcgcattcaggccaaagagtacaatcttggtttcatcagaccagagaatcttgtttcacatggtctgagagtccttaaaGTGCCTTttcgcaaactccaagcgggctgtcgtgcttttgactgaggagtggcttccgtctggccactctaccataaaggtctgattggtggagtgctgcagagatggttgtccttctggaaggttctcccatctccacagagaacctCTGGttctctatcagagtgaccatcgggttcttggtcaccaccccaattgctcagtttggccgggcggccagctctaggaagagtctaggtggttccaaacttcttccatttaagaatgatggaggtcactgtgttcttggggaccttcaatgctgcagatattttttggtacccttccccagagctgtgcctcgacacaatcctgtctctgagctctacgggcaACTcctttcaacctcatggcttggtttttactctgacatacactgttaactgtgggaccttatatagacaggtgtgtgcttttccaaatcatgtccaatcaatttctgttttcactttgtcattatggggtattttgtgtagattgggTAGGAAAAAaggatttaatacattttagaataaggctgtaacgtaacaaaatgtgaaataagggaaggggtgtgaatactttttgaatgcacgGTACATGCATCAAGCAAGACCCACATATTTCTGAAAGAGCTAGCATCATCTTTTTGCTAAATGTGTATTCGTGAATGCCAAGcaaagccaggcttcccccaaaattgacccccaccccccaaaTAACATTAAATAATTTATCTTTCATCTCGGTGTTTCATAAatgtccttcaattcgcaagaggctgaatggtatcacaccggagaaagcatccaagcgaGCTAAACAGCGGCCCTCTGTTTCAGtatatgtagcccatgtatctgatgctgtctgcaCTAAAAGTGTATGGCATTATTGCCACCCGTAGCATTGAATACAAtagcaagggaagccagcgaggcatttggcctcccttgacaatcaaaaatatataataatagccCATCGGTGTTGAGCTAAACCGAATGAGGTCAACTGttaatggtcctggcgcaccaaaaagATGTCagaaaaaatgtaatttttgtaTCTCACTGTGTCGTTGTCCTctgtagctagctaaaatcagccctttcctaaattagctatggatggagataggtatttggacttgtggttttacttaattctctgtactggaCAATGATTATAACAGCGATTCTGATCCACCCATTAAtgcatacattgtgcccctggcctgagaggatggaagttcaatatgtaactagatgtagtaggctaatgttaactagctggctcatcattgcccatgaaaggaagttaggctattGAGTAAGCATTTTTAGCCAGGTagtctaggacaacaaaaacttaaagcttgtactgtatgacagagtgatagaccatttcggcaacatgaaagagaggaggatggctttggcgtttctctacaggtagggtgagtcaacatgttttttctacttacacacacacagaaatcagcaacatggacagccccatcatatttagcttacgttgattggactaaatcgttCTTGGTATCTTTAAGTTGTTACTtcattagactaagcagaggtgatttgatgatgttgaattgttgaagttgaaatggtgctggaatgcTGGAGGCAGAAACTGTTTTCATTGTGACTTGCGGcaactctccgtggttctaaatcaatagttgttagtggtccgaaaatgttggaaacattaacttgcttgaccatgctgtaggtcatgtaaatTATATTttaccccaatttcgtggtatccaattggtagttagtcttgtcttatcactgcaactcctgtatggactcgggagaggtgaaggtcgagagccgtgaggcctccgaaacacaacccaaccaagccgcactgcttcttgacacaatgcccacttaacctggaagccaaccgcaccaatgtatcagaggaaacactgtacacctggtgaccgtgtcagtgtgcactggGCCAGGCCTGCCACATGAGTCACTAGTGCGTGATGCGACAAAGACATCCCTgtcagccaaaccctcccctgacccaGATGActctgggtcaattgtgcaccttcacatgggtctcccggtcacgaacccagaatctctagtggcacagctagcactacgATGCCTTAAaccactacgatgcagtgccttagaccactacgatgcagtgccttagaccactacgatgcagtgccttagaccactacgatgcagtgccttagaccactacgatgcagtgccttagaacactgtgatgccttagaccactacgatgcagtgccttagaccactacgatgcagtgccttagaccactgcgatgccttagaccactacgatgcagtgccttagaccactacgatgcagtgccttagaccactacgatgcagtgcattagaccactacgatgcagtgccttagaccactacgatgcagtgccttagaccactacgatgcagtgccttagaccactacgatgcagtgccttagaccactacgatgcagtgccttaaaccactacgatgcagtgccttaaaccactacgatgcagtgccttagcccTACTGCAGTGCCTTACGATGCCTTAAACCACTgcgttgcagtgccttagaccactgcgatgCCTTAAaccactacgatgcagtgccttagaccactgcagtgccttagaccactacgatgcagtgccttaaaccactatgatgcagtgccttagcccACTACGATGCCTTAAACCACTgcgttgcagtgccttagaccactgcgatgcagtgccttagaccactacgatgcagtgccttagaccactacgatgcagtgccttagaccactacgatgcagtgccttagaccactacgatgcagtgccttagaccactacgatgcagtgccttagaccactacgatgcagtgccttaaaccactaCGATAGaccactacgatgcagtgccttagaccactacgatgcagtgccttagaccactacgatgcagtgccttagaccactgtgatgccttagaccactacgatgcagtgccttaaaccactacgatgcagtgccttaaaccactacgatgcagtgccttaaaccactacgatgcagtgccttagaccactacgatgcagtgccttagaccactacgatgcagtgccttagaccaccacGATGCCTTAAACCACTaccatgcagtgccttagaccactacgatGCCTTAAACCACtacaatgcagtgccttaaaccactacgatgcagtgccttaaaccactacgatgcagtgccttagaccactacgatgcagtgccttaaaccactacgatgcagtgccttaaaccactacgatgcagtgccttaaaccactacgatgcagtgccttaaaccactacgatgcagtgccttaaaccactacgatgcagtgccttagaccactacgatgcagtgcgatgcagtgccttaaaccactacgatgcagtgccttaaaccactacgatgcagtgccttaaagtgccaccactacgatgcagtgccttaaaccactacgatgcagtgccttagaccactgtgatgccTTAAaccactacgatgcagtgccttagaccactacgatgcagtgccttagaccactacgatgcagtgccttagaccactacgatgcagtgccttagaccactatgATGCCTTAAaccactacgatgcagtgccttagaccactacgatgcagtgccttagaccactacgattcagtgccttagaccactgtgatgccTTAAaccactacgatgcagtgccttagaccactacgatgcagtgccttagaccactgcaatgCCTTAAaccactacgatgcagtgccttagaccactgtgatgccTTAAaccactacgatgcagtgccttagaccactacgatgcagtgccttagaccactacgatgcagtgccttagaccactgcgatgccttaaaccactgcgatgcagtgccttataccaCTGCGCCACTGGGGAGGCCATATAACTGTTCGTTACATGCAATATTTACtcaggttttgtgatgaaacaaatgtgtggttgaatttattctgccgcTGTGTGACTTTTCATTGTCTCGGTGGcgtatgaactaacaggttatagagaaaACAACACAATAGTCACGCTTTTTTTCTGGCTTGTCTTCCCAAGTGATTTCACCCACACGCTGCTACTGATCTCACCTCAACCGATTGTATCTGCTGGTAGCTCCCATCCCAAGAGATGAGTTTCCGATCTTTTCCCCCTGACACCAGTGTGCCACTCCTCAACATACACAGCGCAAAGATGCTCCCATCGTGTGCGCCCTGAATGGCGTGGCTAATTCGATTAGTGCCTgcatgacagagagaaagacagaacacACTTGGAGAAGGCAGAAGATAGTGGTTTGTTCTACCTCACAACACATGTTCCTCTCACAAGACAGGCCTTGTTGTTCTATTCTAGGAATGACCCTGTTCTGACCCTAGCAATATGACAACTCTCTCATAATAAAGAGCCTTTGATGAGCCAAAACGTCTGACATCAGCAGCAAAGCCCATGCGTAAGAGATACAAACTTTGAAAACAACAGGACGTGCAGCTGGGGAAGGATAAATACTCAGCAGGTCTGTTTCATTTGCTTCactttggaaaaaaaaaaaaaaactttacagaatTGTATTTTCTCTTTAAGATGTATGCGTGGAACTTGTGAGGTGTTAATACCCCAGCATTTTGTTGGATGTGAGCTTTGCTTTATTACTTCACTTTCCTTACAGCTGACATAAAGTGTAGTAAAGAGTTTACATTTCAATCTATTGAATAACAGGTTCACCTTTCCCCCACACCAGTATATTTCCACTTGAGTCTCCAGTTATGGTGTCTCCATTTTCTGAAAAAGTCACACTCAAGACGAACTTGGGCTTCTCTTGTTTCTGtaagaaagaaaaaaatatgGCTTTATTTACTTGCAGGGCAGAGATAGAACTGAATTGCAGACATGTAGCTTCACTAAACACTACAGAACCTTCTCTTACATGTGGTAAAGAACTCAAGCAAAACAGATAGTCCATCGACTTTGGCATAAAACaaagcttctgctaaatggcGTAAATCATTTTGAttttgacaaatacatttgatcctAAAACTCAAGATTATCTAGCAGATGAACATAAAGACGGTATAAATAAGAGATCTCAAGTCGTACCTCAAACAAGCCTTGCTTCTTGACAAGGGTGCCCCTTTCCAGAGTCCAGAAGTAGAGGTGGGACTTCCCACACGTGACTATGATGTTGGTGTCGGTGGGGTGGAAGTCGGCAGCGAACACTCCCTCGTTGGAACACTGTACCGGAGACAGAAAGAGCCATGGTTACTGGTGTTTCAGGGTGCTTCTGACTCTATCTGTTTAAGGGGCAATGTGAACATTCTGAGGCTATGACTGAACATTCACCGTACAAATCATCAGAGCATTTCAAATGTCTATGAGGATATATAGAGCAAATCAAAAGCCAGGTAAGCTTttcctgagacctgaagacttgtgcGTTGGATCCCCAAGCTAATGCCTAGAATTTAGCTCAAAGGGCTAACACATGTTCAAACCACaggtcacactcacacacacacacacacacacacacacacatgcacgcgcgcacacacactcaccttgACGTCagccagtctctcctctctctgccagtCCCACACGGAGAGTACATGGTCGTTGGAGTCATCTACTACACACAGTGTGTTGCCTCCGTTCTGCACCAACCAACAGAGAGAGGGATCAGCCCAGTCCTCAGTTATTTAAGAAAGCTTTTCTGACCAGTCAAAGCACACTCAAAATCTAGTTCATATATTAGCTATGATTGTTTTCATGAAGGGTCCATAGCTTACCGATTTTGAGAAGGCGAGGCAAACCAGGGCACGGTCAAAGAAGCCTGTTCCCAGAACGTGGAGGGTGTTGAGACTCACTGAGTCCCAAACCCGCACATGAGGAGCCAACTgctgtcagcacacacacacacacacacacacgcacacgcacacgcacacacagacacacacagattatTTCTAATCATGAAATAAGTGAAGTGATCATAGATTTAAAGTTATGTGACAATGAGAGGTCCCTTACTTTGCCATCGGAAGAGGTGCCTGCCACCTGTCCCGTTGCTATGGTGATTTTATCAGGATGGACAGCCAGGCTATAGGAACAGAGAGACGGCGAACACTTTGAACATCTGAATGGCCGATATCAACAATTAAGAAAAACcacagagacctgaaaacagATCAAAGAGAAATGTTTTCCAACGAAACTGTGAGTTGCTATCATATTATGTCGTTCTGTCAAACTCAAGGTCATGGGGTTTCGTTACAGGAAGTCATGTCTGATTTGATTCTTACCGATGTTGACAAGACTCCTCCCTCTTCTATTACTGATGGCTGATAGTACACTACAGAAGGACACTACAGAAGGACACTAAAGAAGGACACTAAAGAAGGACACTACAGAAGGACACTACAGAAGGACACTAAAGAAGGACACTACAGAAGGACTCTACTGAAGGACACTAAAGAAGGACACTACAGAAGGACACTACAGAAGGACACTACAGAAGGAAACTACAGAAGGACACTACAGAAGGACACTAAAGAAGGATACTAAAGAAACACTACAGAAGGACACTACAGAAGGACACTACAGAAGGACACTAAAGAAGGACACTACAGAAGGACACTACAGAAGGGCGTTTCACCATAGAGAGATATAAGAGAATGTCAGAGGCACCTGTACTACAGAGCGAGAAGAAAGCTAACGTCTCCCTGTGCCCTGCCACGAATCAACTCTTATTAATTAGATGTTCATTGTCAGCGTGACCCCAGGCCGACCCCTCGTCTGTTAATATGCCAGTGAGTTTTTTACCTCATTATATTTCCTACCAGCCTTTTTTTTCTCCGTCAGATAATTACCTGCCCGACACTATAACTGAGGAAAAGCAGCTGCAGACCAGCCACTCATTTACTTTAGCCCACCTCATTATGAAGGGGTTATTCCATAGGATTAGACAGGAATACTGATCGAAGCAGGTGGGCGACAAGCACCCACATCAAGGCGTATAACAAAGCACAGCTTTTTCATCAATTAAGCCCTTCCAACTTGGAGTTGTGTTGCCTGTTTCTTTGGATAATTTGGATAAATTATTTAAATACATTGCTTAATAAATGTTGAATACTGTCGGTCTGAGAATACTATACACGGCACATGGTGACAATGATTTAGGGGTTAAATAGGGCAGTGTCTCTTTTGGCATGATctagcagcaggtaacctagtggtagagcattggaccagtaaccgaaaggttgctggatctaatcctcgagctgacatgttaagaatctgtcgttctgcccctgagcaaggcagttaacccactgttccccaggcgccgaagacgtggatgtcgattatggcagccccccgcacctctctgattcagaggggttgggttaaatgcggaagacacatttctgttgaaggcattcagttgtaaaactgactaggtatccccctttccctttccctctctgaaTCTTAGGCCCTACTACTTGATGTTTGACAAGTGTCCAGATAAGAACATCATCACACATCAGATTGAAATGCTGTCCACTGATAGGGGACAGAACGCAGCATACAGGAGAGATATAGTGTTGTGTCATATCCTGTTTCCTCTCACCACTTGATGTCGTCCGTGTGGCCGGTGTAGTGCCTCTGGAGCTGCTCGTCCACGTTGTAGAGAACCACCACAGAAGCAATGAAGTACACCGTCTCTCCCGTGGGTAGCAGGTACAGGTTAGAGCGACAGTCACGCCCCCTGTACCCATAACTGGACATTTAGGTCAAGAGCCACACAACTTCAACGGAAcatcaaatgtagcctacatataaACCAATCTAGAATGTCTGAATTCAACCAGGCACGTTAATAAAAGCTCTTGGGCTCCTTAGGGCCACCGTAGTCTATATTTACAACCTAATCAACCAGCATGCACCCAACCTTCCAGAGTTCCAAATGGATAATTCAGTAAGATACAGAATGTCAGTTCTAGCCACCTTTCCTTTGTTGGAAAATTCACAGTCGCCTTCAGGCAAAACACTAGACTGAACACAGAACATTCATTGTTTTATCCTGATGCTGGTGTTTCCAGAAATAGGCTTTTTTTTATACCCAGTAtaatctcctccttctctctctctctctctctctctctctctctctctctctctctctctctgctgaaatGGGGGTTGATACCTTcagggacagagtggaggagaaaggagggagctGACTACATTTTCAGCTCAGCCTGCTGACTTCTGAGTTTATATGGGTTTGTATTTCAGTATGCAGTAGAGATGAATAGGAAATAAATATCTTTTGGAGCATCCAGGAGATGTGACTTTTCATTCACAGCTGTGCAATCTGAATGTTACTTAGCAATCCATGGGGGATACATCTTACAATACATCTCTGGCCTGAAAGCTTAGATTTTAAAGCCTACTGTTAtgaacatacactaccgttcaaaagtttggggtcatatagaaatgtgtttttgaaataattttttttgttcattaaaataacatcaacttgatcagaaatacagtgtagacattgttaatgttgtaaatgactattgtagctggaaacggcagatttttttgatggaatatctacataggcccattatcagcaaccatcactcctgtgttccaatggcacgttgtgttagcttttccaaattgatcattttaaaaggataattgatgattagaaaacccttttgcaattatgttagcacagctgaaaactgttgttctgattaaagaagcaattaaactggtcttctttagactagttgagtatctggagcatcagcatttgtgggttcgattacaggctcaaaatggccagaaacaaataacgttcttctgaaactcgtcagtctattcttgttctgagaaatgaaggctattccatgcgagaaattgccaagaaactgaagatctcctagaacgctgtgtactattcccttcacagaacagtgcaaactggcacagtgaagaggcgactccaggatgctggccttctaggcagagttacaaagaaaaagccatttctCAGACTGGGCaattagacactaatgtacttgtcctcttgctcagttttgcactggggcctcccactcctctttctaatctggttagagccagtttgcgctgttccgtgaagggagtagtacatttaaaacattaacaatgtctaacaatgtctatttctgatcaatttgatgttattttaatggacaaaaaaaatgacatttctaggtgaccccaaacctttgaacggtagtgtacgctGAGAGTTAACGCCACTTCATCAGTTTCTTATCTTTTGAAATATACATTTTCTATTGGCCTTCCATATTTGAAAATGACCCCACTGCACTGAAAAAGGATACACCCAGTCCAGCTTGAGCTTCTTGTTTGGCAGGTCCGATTTGGCTTCCAGGCAGTAGGTCTCAACAAGGTCTTTAGCCATGTACATGGTGATGGGCCGTCCCttcaaatacattttcacatATCCTTCCTCTAAAAGAAGCAACAGACGTTTTCAGTGGACAATTTGTTATGACTCATTGGTAACGAGGAGGAGTGTTTGTGATGGTGAGAACAGTGTATGAGAGGAGCGAGAATAAAGAGGGGCGTAGAGACTCTTGAGAATAAAAGAGGGGTGTAGAGACTCTTGAGAATAAAAGAGGGGTGTAGAGACTCTTGAGAATGAAAGAGGGGTGTAGAGACTTGAGAATGAAAGAGGGGTGTAGAGACTCTTGAGAATGAAAGAGGGGTGTAGAGACTTGAGAATGAAAGAGGGGTATAGAG is a genomic window of Oncorhynchus tshawytscha isolate Ot180627B linkage group LG11, Otsh_v2.0, whole genome shotgun sequence containing:
- the LOC112262108 gene encoding echinoderm microtubule-associated protein-like 1 isoform X1; protein product: MEDGFSSYSSLYDTSSLLQFCNDDSASAASSMEVTDRIASLEQRVQMQEDEIQLLKSALADVVRRLSISEEQNTMTNRRGPTKAVNPAVMKRSPSSESNVGKPARPMMAALPLRPMVNNGTVLPKKSGGTLPSLSSSRKDAAATATKSTVRRTNSNETMSTLTRKDSGDSKSNRTRAGSTGSNSNGKRASESKLKEPVFNTGMRRVTHCKEEGYVKMYLKGRPITMYMAKDLVETYCLEAKSDLPNKKLKLDWVYGYRGRDCRSNLYLLPTGETVYFIASVVVLYNVDEQLQRHYTGHTDDIKCLAVHPDKITIATGQVAGTSSDGKQLAPHVRVWDSVSLNTLHVLGTGFFDRALVCLAFSKSNGGNTLCVVDDSNDHVLSVWDWQREERLADVKCSNEGVFAADFHPTDTNIIVTCGKSHLYFWTLERGTLVKKQGLFEKQEKPKFVLSVTFSENGDTITGDSSGNILVWGKGTNRISHAIQGAHDGSIFALCMLRSGTLVSGGKDRKLISWDGSYQQIQSVEVPELFGPVRTVAEGKGESVLIGTTRNYVLQGSLYGEFTPITQGHTDELWGLAVHPWKPHFLTCGHDKHVSLWDSSSHQPVWTKTMEDAAQSAGFHPSGAVVAIGTQTGRWLVLDTDSKDLVTVHTDGNEQLSVIRFAPDGNFLAIGSHDNYIYIYVVGESGRKYSRLGKCSGHSSFITHLDWSVDSQYLVSNSGDYEILYWIPSVCKQVVSVETTRDIPWATSTCTLGFQVFGLWPDGSDGTDINAVSRSNEKQLLVTGDDFGKVCLFSYPCCQFRAPSHVYGGHSSHVTNVNFLFDDSCLVSTGGKDMSVMQWRIV
- the LOC112262108 gene encoding echinoderm microtubule-associated protein-like 1 isoform X6, encoding MEDGFSSYSSLYDTSSLLQFCNDDSASAASSMEVTDRIASLEQRVQMQEDEIQLLKSALADVVRRLSISEEQNTMTNRRGPTKARPMMAALPLRPMVNNGTVLPKKSGGTLPSLSSSRKDAAATATKSTVRRTNSNETMSTLTRKDSGDSKSNRTRAGSTGSNSNGKRASESKLKEPVFNTEEGYVKMYLKGRPITMYMAKDLVETYCLEAKSDLPNKKLKLDWVYGYRGRDCRSNLYLLPTGETVYFIASVVVLYNVDEQLQRHYTGHTDDIKCLAVHPDKITIATGQVAGTSSDGKQLAPHVRVWDSVSLNTLHVLGTGFFDRALVCLAFSKSNGGNTLCVVDDSNDHVLSVWDWQREERLADVKCSNEGVFAADFHPTDTNIIVTCGKSHLYFWTLERGTLVKKQGLFEKQEKPKFVLSVTFSENGDTITGDSSGNILVWGKGTNRISHAIQGAHDGSIFALCMLRSGTLVSGGKDRKLISWDGSYQQIQSVEVPELFGPVRTVAEGKGESVLIGTTRNYVLQGSLYGEFTPITQGHTDELWGLAVHPWKPHFLTCGHDKHVSLWDSSSHQPVWTKTMEDAAQSAGFHPSGAVVAIGTQTGRWLVLDTDSKDLVTVHTDGNEQLSVIRFAPDGNFLAIGSHDNYIYIYVVGESGRKYSRLGKCSGHSSFITHLDWSVDSQYLVSNSGDYEILYWIPSVCKQVVSVETTRDIPWATSTCTLGFQVFGLWPDGSDGTDINAVSRSNEKQLLVTGDDFGKVCLFSYPCCQFRAPSHVYGGHSSHVTNVNFLFDDSCLVSTGGKDMSVMQWRIV